From Salvia splendens isolate huo1 chromosome 16, SspV2, whole genome shotgun sequence, a single genomic window includes:
- the LOC121770378 gene encoding protein FAR1-RELATED SEQUENCE 8-like, whose translation MIGGVDNHELSEEDNNNGEDEYDVTVEEEGNNNDEEGDYVLEGDDVLEEDDENNNREEEANVILDSNGVDGDDDDDVSGEDLIANMAPMKGMEYDSKESLMKAYQDYAKLQGFSVAIRSSSSKYYVLACFKGRKPKDVIMKFTRQTQCLARVNCIVKTNGKVIVSNVELNHNHSLEPQLSMFMPGYRTCKNVRTLEVMAGGPQNLGVTERVCRNFIDKRRRLRLGEGDAKAIHGLFLRMQHIMDVDDEGRQRNVMWVHPRSIAAYKEFHDVVNFDTTYLVNKYKMPLATVVGVNQHNQSILLGCGLLSHK comes from the exons atgattgGTGGCGT CGACAATCATGAGTTATCGGAAGAGGATAACAACAATGGTGAAGATGAATATGATGTGACAGTGGAAGAGGAAGGTAACAacaatgatgaagaaggagattaTGTGCTAGAAGGAGATGATGTGCTAGAAGAAGATGACGAAAATAACAACAGAGAAGAAGAAGCTAATGTGATCCTAGATTCTAATGGTGTAGACggcgacgatgatgatgatgtttcgGGTGAAGATCTTATAGCCAACATGGCTCCGATGAAGGGAATGGAATATGATTCAAAAGAGAGCCTTATGAAAGCCTATCAAGATTATGCGAAGCTGCAAGGCTTTTCTGTTGCAATACGTAGCTCGTCGTCTAAGTATTACGTGCTTGCTTGCTTCAAAGGGCGAAAGCCTAAGGATGTAATTATGAAGTTTACCAGACAAACGCAGTGTCTGGCTCGTGTTAATTGCATTGTGAAGACTAATGGTAAAGTGATTGTGTCGAATGTTGAGTTGAATCACAATCACAGTCTTGAGCCGCAATTGTCAATGTTTATGCCGG GCTATAGGACTTGTAAAAACGTGAGGACTCTAGAAGTTATGGCCGGAGGTCCTCAGAATCTAGGTGTCACTGAGCGAGTCTGTAGGAACTTCATAGATAAAAGGAGAAGGTTGAGACTTGGAGAGGGGGACGCCAAAGCTATACACGGGCTGTTTTTGAGAATGCAACACATTATGGATGTTGACGATGAAGGACGTCAGCGTAATGTGATGTGGGTACATCCTCGTAGTATAGCTGCGTACAAAGAGTTCCACGATGTTGTGAATTTTGATACAACTTACCTTGTAAACAAATACAAGATGCCGTTGGCAACGGTTGTCGGAGTTAACCAACATAACCAATCAATATTATTGGGATGTGGTTTATTGAGTCACAAGTAG